From Micromonospora rhizosphaerae, the proteins below share one genomic window:
- a CDS encoding aldo/keto reductase: protein MQQRPLGRSGLAVSRLALGTMTWGRDTDADDAAAQLKSYLDAGGNLVDTADVYADGDAESVIGSLLGSLVPREDLLIATKAGLRPGSGRRRDGSRGHLLRTLDASLRRLGTDHVDLWQVHGYDPDTPLDETLSALDHAVSSGRARYVGVSNFSGWQTARAAAWQAAWPGRAPVVAAQVEYSLLERGVEREVLPACEALGLGVLPWSPLGRGVLTGKYRHGRPADSRAASPHFERFVATYLDPRCSSIVEAVATAASGLGVSPLEVALAWIRDRPGVTAPILGARTVGQLLGALQVERITLPKEIVTALDDVSAVPVGYPERDG, encoded by the coding sequence ATGCAACAGCGACCGCTCGGCCGAAGCGGGTTGGCGGTTTCGCGGCTCGCGCTCGGCACCATGACCTGGGGACGGGACACCGACGCCGACGACGCGGCCGCCCAGCTGAAGAGTTACCTCGACGCGGGCGGCAACCTCGTCGACACGGCCGACGTCTACGCCGACGGCGACGCCGAGTCGGTGATCGGCTCGCTGCTGGGCAGCCTGGTCCCCCGCGAGGATCTGCTCATCGCCACGAAGGCCGGGCTGCGACCGGGCAGCGGCCGCCGCCGGGACGGCTCGCGGGGCCATCTGCTGCGCACCCTGGACGCCTCGCTGCGCCGGCTCGGCACCGACCACGTCGACCTCTGGCAGGTGCACGGGTACGACCCGGACACCCCGCTGGACGAGACGCTCTCCGCCCTGGACCACGCGGTGTCCAGCGGTCGGGCCCGGTACGTCGGGGTGTCGAACTTCTCCGGCTGGCAGACGGCGCGGGCCGCCGCCTGGCAGGCCGCCTGGCCCGGCCGCGCGCCGGTGGTCGCCGCCCAGGTGGAGTACTCACTGCTGGAACGGGGGGTGGAGCGCGAGGTGCTGCCCGCCTGCGAGGCGCTCGGCCTGGGGGTGCTGCCCTGGTCGCCGCTCGGTCGTGGCGTGCTCACCGGCAAGTACCGGCACGGCCGGCCGGCGGACTCCCGGGCCGCGTCACCGCACTTCGAGCGGTTCGTCGCCACCTACCTGGACCCCCGCTGCTCCAGCATCGTGGAGGCGGTGGCCACCGCGGCGAGCGGGCTGGGCGTGTCGCCGCTCGAGGTGGCGCTGGCCTGGATCCGGGACCGGCCCGGGGTGACCGCGCCGATCCTCGGCGCCCGCACCGTCGGTCAGCTCCTCGGCGCCCTCCAGGTGGAGCGGATCACCCTGCCGAAGGAGATCGTCACCGCCCTGGACGACGTCTCGGCGGTGCCGGTCGGCTACCCGGAACGGGACGGCTGA
- a CDS encoding LLM class F420-dependent oxidoreductase yields MRLGLSLGYQTAWSTPADHLALAQEADRLGYSVVWAAEAYGSDSPSMLAWMAGQTERIDLGSAVMQIPGRTPAMTAMTAATIDALSGGRFRLGLGVSGPQVSEGWHGVRFAKPLARTREYVDIVKLAIARKEVAYDGEHYTLPLPDGPGKALRLGFHPPREHIPIYLAAVGPKNLELAGEIADGWLAVFYAPDFAEEQLASVRAGRARAGKELAGFDVVPSVPVVVGDDIASCAELVRWYAALYVGGMGSRQQNFYNQLATRMGYGDAAREVQDLYLAKRQRDAAAAVPMEFIDRTSLLGPKERIAERMREYAAAGVTTLSVTLFVADRDSGVQTLRTVADALELSGVGE; encoded by the coding sequence GTGCGACTCGGGCTCAGCCTCGGATACCAGACGGCGTGGAGCACGCCGGCCGATCACCTGGCGCTAGCTCAGGAGGCGGATCGGCTCGGCTACTCGGTGGTGTGGGCGGCGGAGGCCTACGGCTCCGACTCGCCGAGCATGCTGGCCTGGATGGCCGGCCAGACCGAGCGGATCGATCTGGGCAGCGCGGTGATGCAGATCCCCGGTCGCACCCCGGCGATGACCGCGATGACGGCGGCGACCATCGACGCGCTCTCCGGCGGCCGGTTCCGGCTCGGCCTCGGCGTCTCCGGCCCGCAGGTCTCCGAGGGCTGGCACGGCGTCCGCTTCGCCAAGCCGCTCGCGCGGACCCGGGAGTACGTGGACATCGTCAAGCTCGCCATCGCCCGCAAGGAGGTCGCGTACGACGGCGAGCACTACACCCTGCCGCTGCCCGACGGCCCGGGAAAGGCGCTGCGGCTGGGCTTCCACCCGCCGCGCGAGCACATCCCGATCTACCTTGCCGCGGTCGGCCCGAAGAACCTCGAGCTGGCCGGCGAGATCGCCGACGGCTGGCTCGCCGTCTTCTACGCGCCGGACTTCGCCGAGGAGCAACTCGCCTCCGTCCGCGCCGGCCGGGCCAGGGCCGGCAAGGAGCTGGCCGGCTTCGACGTGGTGCCGTCCGTCCCCGTGGTGGTCGGCGACGACATCGCCTCCTGCGCCGAGCTGGTCCGCTGGTACGCCGCCCTCTACGTCGGTGGCATGGGTAGCCGGCAGCAGAACTTCTACAACCAGCTGGCCACCCGGATGGGCTACGGCGACGCGGCCCGGGAGGTCCAGGACCTCTACCTGGCCAAGCGGCAGCGTGACGCCGCGGCCGCGGTGCCGATGGAGTTCATCGACCGCACCTCGCTGCTCGGGCCGAAGGAGCGCATCGCGGAGCGGATGCGCGAGTACGCCGCGGCCGGCGTGACCACCCTGTCGGTCACCCTCTTCGTCGCCGACCGGGACAGTGGTGTGCAGACCCTGCGCACCGTCGCCGACGCGCTGGAGCTCTCCGGAGTCGGCGAGTGA
- a CDS encoding undecaprenyl-diphosphate phosphatase gives MTWVEAIVLGIVQGLTEFLPVSSSGHLRITSAIFFGRDAGASFTAVTQLGTEAAVLIYFAKDIWRIARTWLLGLVDRSVRSSLDYRMGWYVIVGSIPIGLFGFLFKDQIRTAGRNLWLISFTLIFFAFVLAFAEYWGRQTRTLENFRLRDGIVMGFAQAMALIPGVSRSGGTLTAGLLLNLTRETAARYSFLLAIPAVVMSGVFSIPDVFEPSAPGTAAPSGAQMVVATLIAFVIGYAAIAWLLRYVAHHTLYVFVLYRVALGTLVLALLMTGTISAT, from the coding sequence GTGACCTGGGTAGAGGCCATCGTCCTGGGCATCGTCCAGGGGCTCACGGAATTCCTGCCGGTCAGCTCGTCGGGCCACCTGCGGATCACCTCGGCGATCTTCTTCGGCCGGGACGCCGGCGCGTCCTTCACCGCGGTGACCCAGCTCGGCACCGAGGCGGCCGTGCTCATCTACTTCGCCAAGGACATCTGGCGGATCGCCCGCACCTGGCTGCTCGGCCTCGTCGACCGCTCGGTCCGGTCCAGCCTCGACTACCGGATGGGCTGGTACGTCATCGTCGGCTCGATCCCGATCGGGCTGTTCGGCTTCCTGTTCAAGGACCAGATCCGCACCGCCGGCCGCAACCTGTGGCTGATCTCCTTCACGTTGATCTTCTTCGCGTTCGTGCTCGCCTTCGCCGAGTACTGGGGGCGGCAGACCCGCACGCTGGAGAACTTCCGGCTGCGCGACGGCATCGTGATGGGCTTCGCCCAGGCCATGGCGCTGATCCCGGGCGTCTCCCGCTCCGGCGGCACGCTCACCGCCGGCCTGCTGCTCAACCTCACCCGGGAAACCGCGGCCCGGTACTCGTTCCTGCTGGCCATCCCGGCCGTGGTGATGTCCGGCGTGTTCAGCATCCCGGACGTCTTCGAACCCTCCGCTCCGGGCACGGCCGCGCCGAGCGGGGCGCAGATGGTGGTCGCCACGCTGATCGCGTTCGTCATCGGCTACGCGGCCATCGCCTGGCTGCTGCGGTACGTCGCCCACCACACCCTGTACGTCTTCGTGCTCTACCGGGTCGCCCTCGGCACCCTGGTCCTCGCCCTGCTGATGACCGGCACGATCAGCGCCACCTGA
- a CDS encoding histidine phosphatase family protein: MVRVATLLLLRHGRTTANADGGLAGRQPVELDETGRAQATAVGERLRSVPLAAVVTSPLIRCRQTLDLALPQAEPVVAEGLIECGYGSWEGQPLKKLAKEPLWPVVQQHPSAAVFPEGESMAAMSARAVAAVRAWDARITAEHGPEAVWLACSHGDVIKAIVADALGVHLDLFQRIVVDPASVTAIRYTPLRPFLVRLNDTGGDLSGLVPPPRKRRRRAARTTDSDAAVGGGAGAAR, translated from the coding sequence GTGGTCAGGGTGGCGACCCTTCTGCTTCTGCGACACGGCCGGACCACCGCGAACGCCGACGGCGGCCTCGCCGGCCGGCAGCCGGTCGAGCTGGACGAGACCGGCCGTGCCCAGGCCACCGCCGTCGGGGAGCGATTGCGGAGCGTTCCCCTCGCGGCCGTGGTGACCAGCCCGCTGATCCGCTGCCGGCAGACCCTGGACCTGGCCCTGCCACAGGCCGAGCCGGTGGTGGCGGAGGGGCTGATCGAGTGCGGATACGGCAGCTGGGAGGGACAGCCGCTGAAGAAGCTGGCCAAGGAGCCGCTCTGGCCGGTGGTCCAGCAGCATCCGAGCGCGGCCGTCTTCCCCGAGGGGGAGTCGATGGCCGCGATGTCCGCGCGGGCGGTGGCGGCGGTGCGCGCCTGGGATGCCCGGATCACCGCCGAGCACGGGCCGGAGGCGGTCTGGCTGGCGTGCAGCCACGGCGATGTGATCAAGGCCATCGTGGCGGACGCGCTCGGCGTACACCTGGATCTTTTTCAGCGGATCGTCGTGGACCCGGCGTCGGTGACGGCGATCCGCTACACGCCGCTGCGGCCGTTCCTGGTCCGGCTCAACGACACCGGCGGCGACCTGTCCGGCCTGGTACCGCCGCCGCGCAAGCGGCGACGGCGGGCGGCCCGTACGACGGAT